A single genomic interval of Notolabrus celidotus isolate fNotCel1 chromosome 13, fNotCel1.pri, whole genome shotgun sequence harbors:
- the kif26bb gene encoding kinesin-like protein KIF26B — protein MSSLTGRGDRSAASVRGTHRSTEVQHRWDPAWFSVTTNGKDCQPKERPAPEGAGGSRGDPHRNMCQREDSVPSYRALTGTMGDRIRSTLSSGSATLCRDTMSKNPGFGRADRKVACCEKCSATLVALKKQALSLAVHHHFSCKDSSDLSVFLHDNLRVHSRSTFESRDSEREPGECGACGVNLNQLKQEAVHLALSRGQSLAKPPFEPSFSMGTLLGQSDTKYGERARREAAMAVHQPRSLTQSPHSPRSPKTPQRTPQRTPQRTPQRTPQSTPQTLRRRGPKPPCDMDRWVEEQQQLVASKPVSNTDGVTMYPYRQAADDATLACGNAGTVQTSSKIPHISRVVTIANTAAMSLLARAAEKLNLTLRKKGQASDPAPAHFSTCFREIIQKNPPPVPSCLLQAATRTKDSPNVGKVKVVLRVNPTLSEGQGQPPVLRVEPFKNRVTILEPISKSQSHAIMTLDRDGKHLVKTFNFDAAFAQESSQAEVCAGVLADVIRCVLSGSDGCVLGLGCADVGSWSSMVGSGESIQKLGLIPYAISWLYSAIERRREKTWTELSVSVSAIELCCGEEDTLRDLLGEIVPSSGSLHDSPKAHVRLQEDPVHGIQLRNHNRVKAPTAERAASLLDAAIAARRHNDFITYLSHSSIMFFTLYIQPPRTESSTIGKGARGPTKLTMIDVCSGMRGMRQNKPPFSDLGPIVLALLGGHKTIPNKGSKLTMLLQESLSHVNCHTTVVAQVADSLAHLQETLSTIQMASRIRKTQKRTKQSTSCSPCGRSLTREKRGPQSFSLRAFHSTDEVDVDVPRFRLRGELEERSSSDQSCDTVIQLDSYGLVQSKVPPRLAQPEFVPIIPSLHPNKADMEDPEFTALLQELLKIPQLQGGKKEEKTEGNIEVLKADMKQPARDCLKCDTFAELQERLGCIDGSEATMDLLKSSSKGHPVDDVTTKSQPLKGTGKQAGGASSDTPQNQLIKVSGCSQTSVGEQQKDGALPGDSFQREDSGLYDCEECSGTSSSEELLNQTLSINMAKNETVKSSDKPPSRDVSVDAQGTAATRSPVLQTTDKQESPEAADWFKPDKRSSPIGKSSPISPPSSCSLVGNVLPNHPAEDVKEMKATITVTVQQPLDLKGQDELVYSMVEEVTISGGLDRGRTGGNIICIRDSAQSQAHVQSSGSSQPIRIISNVIEESVAAGPSIVNSSPAIQSLAKEANTEKPQHHFRKENRYLPSFINPMLMHTEMDCEFNDTKENKRPNDSFPGVKSSSELRGNTCQEHSKAQDRRCGEFASETHAKKSEKVCDSSFSRGSYELLVLEDSAFYDGAAENKMHRKRMRNTDKNHPRDKEHVYSAHTPRGSEGEEFRSRHVGNGPKGTNVSPGCQETTDAYFKTGSLPRGWQNANLQESYHGSHLADYCRDPRGLTSSTPCSPGVTLERRQRANHSVHVSSPQKHAAEYKHYASSAPKKSVESLFESSGLRMKHDNTSGMLLSPIEDSSRHFGAKLEHLGTRTNSLGRSQRDLPHLDRGSSNTSLSSKGSSKGSVEGTCKRGYKGNNDAECTFPRANRSPRKSARSDQTHHAFHSENHITQSVRHIHSKLSAVGKLKMASPKVRRLSASSIKNLSLPHKGLRQSISRSASLSPDGKTVSFERTSSFLSSSPPRSYQSISRTPSQSSTCSSTKSAIQGFVNGRITDLLKERSSSPTSGGLDHLAPLPSPYSRMTEPRVPDHLSGHASDTTSVLSGDLPPAMGKTSLHFSNRNSMVSSGYDSMMRDSEATGSSTSTRDSVSDRSGSLLSVTRSSRSSRRRGNTGTHQRRLSHDTPLSVRRSSSGLRSRWADRGIPEAYEIKVYEIDNMQRMQKRAGAGKQGPASFSAKLKFLEHRQQRISDVQAKYNTLRRELEHAKQNLMLEPAKWNQEFDLWQTFEVDSLEHLEALEVVTTQLEKRVNICKANVMMITSFDVSTKRRQKKRRQTKNKKQRKEPLKEM, from the exons ATGTCATCTCTAACTGGAAGAGGAGACAGATCTGCTGCCTCAGTCAGAGGAACTCACCGG AGCACAGAAGTGCAGCATCGTTGGGACCCAGCCTGGTTTTCTGTAACTACTAACGGGAAAGACTGCCAACCCAAGGAGCGCCCTGCCCCAGAGGGTGCCGGAGGGTCCCGAGGAGACCCACATCGGAATATGTGCCAGAGAGAAGACTCCGTCCCGTCATACAGGGCTCTGACTGGAACCATGGGAGACCGCATCAGGAGTACTTTGTCCTCTGGAAGCGCGACTCTGTGCAGAGATACCATGTCGAAGAATCCTGGCTTTGGGAGGGCTGACAGGAAAGTTGCGTGTTGTGAGAAGTGCTCAGCGACCCTTGTGGCTCTCAAGAAACAAGCGCTGAGCCTGGCTGTGCACCATCACTTCTCCTGCAAG gACTCCAGTGATCTGTCTGTATTTCTTCATGACAACCTTCGAGTCCATAGTCGCTCCACCTTTGAGTCCAGGGACAGTGAGAGGGAGCCGGGCGAGTGTGGAGCTTGTGGTGTAAACCTGAATCAGCTCAAACAGGAGGCGGTGCACTTGGCTCTGAGCAGGGGTCAGTCATTAGCAAAGCCCCCCTTTGAACCCAGCTTTAGCATGGGGACACTGCTGGGGCAAAGTGACACTAAATATGGAGAAAGAGCTCGGCGGGAAGCTGCTATGGCGGTGCATCAACCACGCAGTCTCACCCAGAGTCCACATAGCCCAAGAAGCCCAAAGACACCTCAGAGGACCCCTCAAAGGACCCCTCAGAGGACCCCTCAAAGGACCCCTCAGAGTACCCCGCAAACCCTAAGACGGAGGGGGCCCAAGCCCCCCTGTGACATGGACCGTTgggtggaggagcagcagcagctggtcgCATCTAAACCTGTGTCTAACACTGATGGTGTCACCATGTACCCTTACCGCCAG GCTGCAGATGATGCTACGCTGGCCTGTGGTAATGCTGGGACTGTACAGACGAGCTCAAAGATCCCTCACATTTCCAGAGTGGTAACCATCGCAAACACTGCTGCAATGTCTCTTTTAGCAAG GGCAGCAGAGAAGCTCAACCTGACATTGAGGAAAAAGGGCCAGGCCTCGGATCCAGCTCCCGCCCATTTTTCCACCTGCTTCAGGGAGATCATCCAGAAAAACCCACCGCCTGTACCCTCCTGCCTGCTCCAAGCTGCCACCAGGACCAAGGACTCACCCAATGTTGGCAAG GTCAAAGTCGTGCTGAGGGTGAACCCAACTCTGTCAGAGGGCCAAGGCCAACCACCTGTTCTCCGTGTTGAGCCATTCAAGAATAGAGTCACCATATTGGAACCGATCAGCAAAAGCCAATCACACGCTATAATGACTCTGGACAGGGATGGCAAACATCTTGTAAAGACCTTCAACTTCGATGCTGCATTTGCTCAAGAGTCAAGCCAG GCTGAGGTGTGTGCAGGCGTTTTGGCTGACGTCATCCGCTGTGTGCTCAGCGGCAGCGATGGATGCGTTCTGGGTTTGGGATGTGCTGATGTGG GCTCCTGGTCTAGCATGGTGGGGAGTGGTGAGAGCATCCAGAAGCTCGGGCTGATCCCTTATGCAATCTCCTGGCTGTACAGTGCCATCGAGCGGCGGAGGGAGAAAACCTGGACCGAGCTGAGTGTATCAGTGTCTGCTATAGAGCTCTGCTGCGGAGAGGAGGACACTCTGAGGGATCTGCTGGGGGAGATAGTCCCTTCATCAGGCAGTCTCCATGACAGCCCTAAAGCTCATGTTAGACTCCAGGAGGACCCTGTCCATGGGATACAG CTACGTAATCACAACCGAGTGAAGGCTCCCACTGCTGAGCGAGCTGCCTCACTTCTTGATGCGGCCATTGCAGCACGTCGGCACAATGACTTCATTACATATCTGTCCCACAGCTCCATAATGTTTTTCACCCTCTACATCCAACCCCCTCGTACAGAGAGCAGCACCATTGGCAAAG GTGCACGTGGCCCAACTAAGTTGACCATGATAGATGTGTGTAGTGGCATGAGGGGTATGAGACAAAATAAGCCTCCATTCTCTGATCTGGGCCCCATTGTCTTGGCTCTGCTTGGTGGACATAAAACCATTCCTAACAA GGGTAGTAAATTGACTATGCTTCTTCAAGAGTCTTTGAGTCATGTCAATTGCCATACTACAGTGGTTGCTCAGGTTGCTGATTCATTGGCACATCTTCAAGAGACATTATCCACCATCCAGATGGCATCTCGCATCCGCAAGACGCAGAAAAGGACAAAG CAGTCCACTTCATGTTCTCCTTGTGGAAGAAGTTTgacaagagagaagagagggccTCAGTCTTTCTCCCTGCGTGCGTTCCACTCAACTGATGAGGTAGACGTTGACGTCCCTCGCTTTCGTTTGCGTGGAGAGCTGGAGGAGCGCTCCAGTAGTGACCAGTCCTGTGACACAGTCATCCAACTGGACTCTTATGGCTTGGTCCAGTCCAAAGTCCCCCCAAGACTGGCACAACCTGAATTTGTGCCAATCATACCTTCGTTGCACCCTAACAAGGCTGACATGGAGGACCCAGAGTTTACTGCTCTGCTCCAAGAGCTTTTAAAAATCCCCCAGCTGcaaggaggaaagaaggaggagaagactgAGGGGAACATTGAGGTGCTGAAAGCAGATATGAAGCAGCCAGCGAGAGATTGTCTTAAATGTGACACATTTGCTGAACTTCAAGAGCGCCTGGGCTGCATTGATGGAAGTGAAGCAACAATGGATTTGCTCAAGTCTTCCTCAAAAGGCCATCCTGTTGATGATGTTACAACCAAATCGCAACCCCTGAAAGGAACAGGGAAACAGGCAGGCGGTGCATCATCAGACACACCACAGAACCAGCTGATCAAGGTGTCAGGCTGCAGCCAGACTTCTGTTGGAGAACAGCAGAAAGATGGTGCCTTACCTGGAGACAGTTTTCAGAGAGAAGATTCAGGTCTGTATGATTGTGAGGAGTGCAGTGGAACCAGTTCAAGCGAGGAACTGCTGAACCAAACTCTCAGCATCAACATGGCCAAAAATGAAACTGTTAAGTCGAGTGATAAGCCTCCTTCTCGGGATGTCAGTGTGGATGCTCAGGGAACAGCTGCCACTAGATCCCCTGTACTTCAGACCACAGACAAACAGGAGAGTCCTGAAGCTGCTGATTGGTTCAAACCAGACAAAAGGTCTTCCCCGATTGGCAAAAGCTCCCCAATATCTCCCCCCTCTTCCTGCTCACTTGTAGGGAATGTCCTACCCAATCATCCGGCTGAGGACGTCAAGGAAATGAAGGCCACTATCACAGTTACTGTTCAACAGCCATTGGACTTAAAGGGCCAAGATGAACTTGTCTACTCCATGGTGGAGGAGGTGACCATCAGTGGAGGACTGGACAGAGGGAGGACAGGTGGAAACATTATTTGCATCAGGGACAGTGCACAATCACAGGCACATGTTCAAAGCTCTGGTAGCTCGCAACCAATCAGGATAATCAGCAATGTCATTGAAGAGTCAGTGGCTGCAGGACCCTCCATTGTAAACAGCAGCCCTGCAATTCAGTCTCTGGCTAAGGAGGCAAACACTGAAAAGCCTCAGCATCACTTCAGGAAGGAGAATAGGTACTTACCTTCATTCATAAACCCCATGCTGATGCACACCGAGATGGATTGTGAGTTTAATGATACGAAAGAAAACAAGCGTCCCAATGACTCTTTTCCAGGAGTTAAATCATCATCCGAGCTCAGAGGGAATACATGTCAAGAACATAGTAAGGCTCAGGATAGGAGGTGTGGGGAATTCGCTTCTGAGACACATGCCAAAAAGTCTGAGAAAGTATGTGACTCATCTTTTAGCCGAGGTTCTTATGAGCTGTTGGTCTTAGAAGATTCAGCATTCTATGATGGAGCTGCAGAAAACAAGATGCATAGAAAGAGGATGAGAAATACAGACAAGAACCACCCCAGAGACAAGGAGCATGTTTACTCTGCTCACACTCCAAGGGGATCAGAGGGGGAAGAATTCAGATCCAGACATGTTGGAAATGGCCCCAAGGGAACTAATGTTTCACCTGGTTGCCAAGAAACCACTGATGCTTATTTTAAAACAGGTAGTTTGCCTAGAGGCTGGCAAAATGCCAATCTACAGGAAAGCTACCATGGCAGTCACTTGGCAGACTACTGCAGAGACCCAAGGGGGTTGACATCATCCACTCCTTGTAGCCCAGGGGTAACTCtagagaggaggcagagagcgAATCACAGCGTCcatgtctcctctcctcagaaACATGCCGCTGAATACAAACATTATGCTAGTAGCGCTCCCAAAAAGAGTGTTGAATCTTTGTTTGAGAGTTCAGGTCTGAGAATGAAACATGATAATACAAGTGGGATGTTGTTGTCACCTATTGAGGACAGTAGCAGGCATTTTGGTGCTAAACTGGAGCACCTGGGTACCAGGACTAATTCTCTTGGAAGGTCCCAAAGAGACCTTCCACATCTTGACAGAGGAAGTAGTAACACTTCTTTGAGCTCTAAAGGCAGCTCCAAAGGAAGTGTTGAAGGAACCTGTAAGCGAGGTTACAAAGGAAATAATGATGCAGAGTGTACATTTCCACGGGCCAACAGGAGCCCCAGGAAGAGTGCTCGGTCTGACCAGACTCATCATGCATTTCATTCTGAAAACCACATAACTCAATCTGTGAGACATATCCATTCCAAGCTTTCTGCTGTGGGGAAACTCAAGATGGCTAGCCCCAAAGTCCGTCGCCTGTCTGCTTCAAGCATCAAGAACCTCAGTCTACCACACAAAGGTCTACGGCAGTCCATCAGCCGCAGTGCCAGTCTTTCCCCAGATGGCAAAACTGTGAGTTTTGAGCGGACATCATCgtttctctcctcttcacctccACGGTCTTACCAATCGATCAGTCGGACTCCAAGTCAAAGCTCCACATGCTCATCCACTAAATCCGCCATCCAGGGGTTTGTCAACGGCCGGATCACAGACCTCCTCAAAGAAAGGTCCTCCAGCCCCACTTCAGGAGGACTGGACCATTTAGCTCCACTTCCCTCGCCGTACAGCCGGATGACTGAACCCCGAGTGCCTGATCACCTGAGTGGGCATGCCAGTGACACCACCAGTGTGTTGAGTGGAGATTTGCCACCAGCCATGGGGAAGACATCCCTGCATTTCTCAAACAGGAACAGTATGGTGAGCAGTGGATACGACAGCATGATGAGGGACAGTGAAGCCACAGGCAGCAGCACATCAACCAGAGACTCTGTTAGCGACCGGAGCGGCTCTCTCCTCAGTGTGACTCGCAGCAGTCGATCATCTCGGAGGAGGGGGAACACAG GTACTCACCAGCGTCGTCTTTCCCATGATACACCTCTGTCTGTGAGACGCTCGTCTAGTGGATTGAGGTCTCGCTGGGCGGATCGTGGAATCCCAGAGGCCTACGAGATCAAGGTCTATGAGATCGACAATATGCAGCGGATGCAAAAAAGAGCAGGTGCTGGCAAACAG GGGCCTGCAAGCTTCAGTGCCAAGCTGAAGTTTTTAGAGCACCGTCAGCAGAGGATCTCAGACGTCCAGGCCAAGTACAACACTCTGAGGAGAGAGCTCGAGCACGCAAAACAAAACCTGATGCTGGAGCCTGCTAAGTGGAACCAAGAAT TCGACCTGTGGCAGACCTTTGAGGTGGACTCCCTGGAACATCTGGAGGCCCTTGAAGTGGTGACCACTCAGCTGGAGAAGAGGGTTAACATCTGCAAGGCCAACGTCATGATGATCACCTCCTTCGATGTGTCCACAAAGAGACGGCAAAAGAAGCGAcgtcaaacaaaaaacaaaaaacagagaaaagagccTTTAAAGGAAATGTGA
- the cnstb gene encoding consortin, connexin sorting protein b: MGNKNTTPPKGPSSGTTQREEGVCMDSTTGSVSGDGPPGPSPELLASLQSLRENTDYTLLPHSLHQIAEAYSHKEEYQWAIQFLQLEKMYHERLLSNLDTLQENWESQLREKKNTGSSLPAETDFISQKHIETLSQICRTHLRPSVSVEENMLNTTLTDAQSKKEALQSCHDNVKKLETTQQDEGKDLSTKGSDSELPSHQDGHEEEKEEGGGEEEMYEEGHRVDEEEETCEETPEEEEVKVEWPTGVPQASDKDLAKLSHTEGSSAPDGLVSILKRRRASLDGLPPSSDIVTKQNSKRKVRFSEPEDGTEQDEVGGDSCLILLLLCLVTVVISIGGTALYCTLVDTYSNICTDFTQNVDFYVMNVRRFFDGLRHWFPLRT; the protein is encoded by the exons ATGGGCAACAAGAACACCACTCCGCCTAAAGGTCCCAGTTCTGGCACcacacagagggaggaaggagtgTGCATGGACAGCACCACAG GAAGTGTCTCTGGAGATGGACCGCCAGGCCCCAGCCCAGAACTGCTTGCCTCCCTGCAGTCCCTCAGAGAAAACACTGACTACACACTGCTGCCACACTCCCTGcaccag ATCGCAGAGGCCTACTCGCACAAAGAGGAAT ACCAGTGGGCCATCCAGTTCCTGCAGCTGGAGAAGATGTACCATGAACGTCTGCTGTCCAACCTCGACACCTTGCAGGAGAACTGGG AAAGCCAgctgagggagaagaagaacacTGGAAGCAGTTTGCCTGCTGAGACAGACTTCATCAGTCAGAAACACATTGAGACCCTGAGCCAGATCTGCAGGACACACCTCAG ACCCTCGGTCAGTGTGGAAGAG AACATGCTGAATACCACGTTGACAGATGCTCAGAGCAAAAAGGAGGCACTACAATCCTGCCATGATAACG TCAAAAAGCtggaaacaacacaacaggatgaaggAAAAGATCTCAGCACAAAGGGCTCGGATTCAGAACTTCCCTCTCATCAGGACGGacatgaggaggagaaggaggagggaggaggagaggaagaaatgtATGAGGAAGGACACAGAgtagatgaagaggaggagacatgTGAGGAGacaccagaggaggaggaagtgaaggtgGAGTGGCCGACAGGAGTCCCCCAGGCTTCAGACAAGGACCTGGCAAAGCTGTCCCACACAGAGGGG AGCTCTGCTCCAGATGGCCTGGTCTCCattctgaagaggaggagagcctCTCTGGATGGATTGCCTCCTTCCAGTGACATTGTCACCAAACAGAACTCCAAACGTAAAGTTCGCTTCAGTGAGCCCGAAGACGGCACTGAGCAAG ATGAGGTCGGTGGAGATTCCTGCctgatcctgctgctgctgtgcctgGTAACAGTGGTGATCAGTATAGGTGGAACTGCTCTGTACTGCACCCTGGTGGACACTTACTCCAACATTTGTACCGACTTCACCCAAAATGTTGACTTCTACGTTATGAACGTGCGGAGGTTCTTTGATGGTCTCAGACACTGGTTTCCTCTACGGACTTAG